A region of Oxyura jamaicensis isolate SHBP4307 breed ruddy duck chromosome 9, BPBGC_Ojam_1.0, whole genome shotgun sequence DNA encodes the following proteins:
- the LOC118171604 gene encoding intestinal-type alkaline phosphatase-like, whose amino-acid sequence MGRPLSPGTCLLLFLLAPLTAAASDAEKTPGYWNEGARRRLEAALALQPAARRAKNIILFVGDGMGLPTVSAARIYKGQLAGGSGEESVLAMETFPHVALAKTYTIDRQVPDSAGTGTAYLCGVKTNAKTLGLSGAAAYGKCRTAFGNEVDSVLHRARLAGKSVGIVTTTRVQHASPGAAYAHSVSRSWYADADMPKEALRDGCKDIAYQLVHNTDINVILGGGRAYMTPRRTPDPEYLEDPAQNGTRRDGRDLVAEWLSTKQGARYVWDKKGLDAVDEDSVSHLMGLFEPKDMKFELNRNTSTDPSIVEMTDKAIRILRRNPNGFFLFVEGGRIDHGHHSGRAKQALMEAVMLDRAVARAGELTAPSDTLTVVTADHSHVFSFGGNTLRGSSIFGLAPKKAKDKRAYTSILYGNGPGYSVRDGGRPAASLPAVEDKDYRQQAAVPLDWETHSGEDVVVLAQGPMAHLFHGVQEQHYIAHAMAYAACLEPYAAEPQCRALRRASRGTQGSPQPLLALLALCVAAHMVGG is encoded by the exons ATGGGACGGCCGCTGTCCCCCGGgacctgcctcctcctcttcctcctcgcCCCACTCACCGCCGCAGCCTCAG ACGCCGAGAAGACCCCGGGCTACTGGAACGAAGGggccaggaggaggctggaggcgGCCCTGGCTTTGCAGCCAGCTGCACGGCGAGCCAAAAACATCATCCTGTTTGTGGGTGACG GCATGGGGCTGCCCACGGTGTCGGCAGCTCGTATCTACAAGGGGCAGCTGGCCGGTGGCTCGGGCGAGGAGAGCGTCTTGGCCATGGAGACCTTTCCCCACGTGGCCCTGGCCAAG ACCTACACCATCGACCGGCAGGTGCCCGACAGCGCCGGCACGGGCACTGCCTACCTCTGCGGGGTGAAGACCAACGCTAAGACGCTGGGGCTGAGCGGGGCGGCCGCCTACGGCAAATGCCGCACCGCCTTCGGCAACGAGGTGGACTCCGTCCTGCACCGGGCCAGGCTGGCGG GCAAGTCCGTAGGCATCGTGACGACGACGCGGGTGCAGCACGCGTCCCCCGGGGCAGCCTATGCGCACTCGGTCAGCCGGAGCTGGTACGCCGACGCCGACATGCCCAAGGAGGCGTTGCGGGACGGCTGCAAGGACATCGCCTACCAGCTGGTGCACAACACGGACATCAAC gTGATCCTGGGCGGCGGGCGGGCGTACATGACGCCCAGACGGACCCCAGACCCCGAGTACCTGGAGGACCCGGCTCAGAACGGCACCAGGAGGGACGGGCGCGACTTGGTGGCCGAGTGGCTCAGCACCAAGCAG GGCGCCCGCTACGTCTGGGACAAGAAGGGCCTGGATGCGGTCGATGAGGACTCCGTGAGCCACCTCATGG GCCTCTTCGAGCCCAAGGACATGAAGTTCGAGCTGAACCGCAACACCTCCACGGACCCATCCATCGTGGAGATGACGGACAAAGCCATTCGCATCCTGCGCAGGAACCCCAACGGCTTCTTCCTCTTTGTGGA AGGTGGCAGGATCGACCACGGCCACCACAGCGGCCGGGCCAAGCAGGCGCTGATGGAGGCCGTCATGCTGGACCGGGCGGTGGCGCGGGCCGGGGAGCTGACGGCGCCCTCCGACACCCTGACCGTGGTGACGGCCGATCACTCCCACGTCTTCAGCTTCGGGGGCAACACCCTGCGCGGCTCCTCCATCTTCG GGCTGGCCCCCAAGAAGGCCAAGGACAAGCGAGCCTACACCAGCATCCTCTACGGCAATGGGCCGGGCTACAGCGTCCGTGATGGGGGCCGCCCAGCCGCCAGCCTCCCCGCCGTGG AGGACAAGGACTACAGGCAGCAGGCGGCCGTGCCCCTCGACTGGGAGACCCACAGCGGGGAGGATGTGGTGGTGCTGGCCCAGGGCCCCATGGCCCACCTCTTCCACggggtgcaggagcagcactACATCGCCCACGCCATGGCCTACGCCGCCTGCCTCGAGCCCTACGCCGCCGAGCCCCAGTGCAGGGCACTCCGCAGGGCCTCCCGTGGCACCCagggctccccccagcccctgctcgcCCTCCTGGCCCTCTGCGTGGCTGCCCACATGGTGGGGGGCTGA
- the LOC118171608 gene encoding intestinal-type alkaline phosphatase-like produces MPNPTKIDPGPKSPPRSTRKAGSAGGGCRCPDPTMRLLTPLALCLGLWTGLGAAVIPVEEENPSFWNKQAAAAIEASFKVQPRTSEAKNLIIFLGDGFGIPSITATRILNGQLQGKLGPETPLALDSFPYTALSKTYSVDRQVPDSAATATAYLCGVKSNYKTVGVSAAARYSQCSTTKGNEVISVLERARKAGKSVGVVTTTRVQHASPSGTYAHVVDRNWYADASMPQDAIDQGCKDIAWQLVHNVDINVILGGGRKYMTPAGTPDPEYPNEETEKGMRKDNQNLIDMWLQARQGARYVWNRTELLNAAADTKVNYLMGLFEPMDMKYEPVRNKTLDPSLTEMTEAAITILSRNPKGFYLFVEGGRIDHGHHEGMAKRALMEAVEFDKAISRASTLTNEADTLTVVTADHSHVFSFGGYLLRGVSIFGLAPLKANDSKSYTSILYGNGPGYVGANRPDVNETIAASYDYMQQSAVPLASESHGGEDVAILAKGPMAHLFRGVQEQTYIAHVMAYAACLEPYTDCRQRNAAPPAHATPLALLLPALFLPLFY; encoded by the exons ATGCCGAACCCCACAAAGATTGATCCTGGTCCAAAGTCCCCCCCGAGGTCTACAAGAAAGGCAGGCTCTGCCGGCGGGGGTTGCAGGTGCCCAGATCCCACCATGCGGCTCCTGACACCCCTCGCCCTCTGTCTGGGCCTCTGGACGGGGCTCGGCGCTGCTGTCATCCCAG TCGAGGAAGAGAACCCGTCCTTCTGGAACAAGCAGGCTGCCGCGGCCATCGAGGCCAGCTTCAAGGTCCAGCCCAGGACAAGCGAAGCCAAAAACCTCATCATTTTCCTCGGGGATG GTTTCGGGATCCCCAGCATCACAGCCACCCGGATCCTGAATGGGCAGTTGCAGGGGAAGCTGGGTCCCGAGACCCCCCTTGCCCTGGATTCTTTCCCCTACACGGCTCTCTCCAAG ACGTACAGCGTGGACCGGCAGGTCCCCGACAGCGCAGCCACGGCCACAGCCTACCTGTGCGGGGTGAAGAGCAACTACAAGACGGTGGGGGTGAGCGCCGCCGCCCGCTACTCCCAGTGCAGCACCACGAAGGGCAACGAGGTGATCTCGGTGCTGGAGCGAGCCCGCAAAGCTG GGAAGTCGGTGGGCGTCGTGACGACCACGCGGGTGCAGCACGCATCGCCCTCGGGGACCTACGCGCACGTGGTGGACCGCAACTGGTACGCGGATGCCAGCATGCCCCAGGATGCCATCGATCAGGGCTGCAAGGACATCGCCTGGCAGCTGGTGCACAACGTGGACATCAAT GTGATCCTGGGCGGCGGTCGGAAGTACATGACCCCCGCGGGGACGCCGGACCCCGAGTATCCCAACGAAGAAACTGAGAAAGGGATGCGCAAAGATAACCAGAACCTCATCGACATGTGGCTGCAAGCACGGCAG GGCGCCCGCTACGTCTGGAAcaggacagagctgctgaaCGCCGCGGCGGACACCAAAGTGAATTATTTGATGG GTCTCTTCGAGCCCATGGACATGAAGTACGAGCCGGTGCGCAACAAAACCCTGGACCCATCACTCACGGAGATGACGGAGGCGGCGATCACCATCCTGAGCAGGAACCCCAAGGGCTTCTACCTCTTCGTGGAAG GCGGCAGGATCGACCACGGGCACCACGAAGGCATGGCCAAGAGGGCGCTGATGGAAGCGGTGGAGTTTGACAAAGCCATCAGCCGGGCGAGCACCCTGACGAACGAGGCGGACACCCTCACCGTGGTCACCGCCGACCACTCGCACGTCTTCTCCTTCGGTGGCTACCTCCTGCGTGGCGTCTCCATCTTCG gcCTGGCCCCCCTAAAAGCCAACGACTCGAAGAGCTACACATCCATCCTCTACGGGAACGGGCCGGGCTACGTGGGCGCCAACCGTCCTGATGTGAATGAGACCATCGCTG CGAGTTACGACTACATGCAGCAGTCCGCTGTGCCCCTCGCCTCGGAGTCCCACGGGGGCGAGGACGTGGCCATCCTGGCCAAGGGCCCCATGGCCCACCTCTTCCGCGGGGTGCAGGAGCAGACCTACATCGCCCACGTCATGGCCTACGCCGCCTGCCTCGAGCCCTACACCGACTGCCGCCAGCGCAACGCCGCGCCCCCAGCCCACGCCACccccctggccctgctccttcctgccctgTTCCTGCCCCTCTTCTACTGA